In Alnus glutinosa chromosome 7, dhAlnGlut1.1, whole genome shotgun sequence, the sequence TGAAACCAAgataccctaaaaaaataaaaaataaaaaaaataaaaaaagaaaaaagaaaaaagaaaaaaaagaaaaagaaagaggtgGACTCTCTCTTATGCCAATTGATGTTATTTAATGGAGACTGTTTTTGTACATGTTCTTATTAGTGTGATTTTGCTATATATAGACGAAAAATGAATTGCCTAGTACTTTCAAAGCCTACCGCTACCAACAGCATCGATGGTCTTGTGGTCCGGCTAATCTTTTCCggaaaatggttatggagattaTAAGAAACAAGGTTAGTCTGCTTCTATGAACCATTAAATATAACAATTTCTGGgagtaaaatgaaaataatttgttATACGTACTGTCGCCTGTTTAATGCAGAAAGTATCGTTATGGAAGAAGGTACATGTGATTTACAGCTTCTTCTTCGTTCGGAAGATCATAGCCCACATAAACACATTTGTCTTTTACTGCGTTGTGTTACCGGCAACTGTGGTGGTGCCGGAAGTTGCGGTTCCGAAGTGGGGGGCAGTTTATATTCCTTCCATCATCACCCTTCTCAATGCTGTCGGAACTCCGAGGTCTGcaatttttttctacttttttaaacatGTTCAGATATGTTCAAATGATTCCTAAGAAAGCAAGTTCCCCTGTTTTTGATGAAGATTCATCGTTAAAAGCTATTGTTTTTAGTCTTTCTGCCTAGACATTAATTGTTTCCCATATAATATTCTAGGCCTCTCTGAATTTCTTGGGGGTTTTGTTCATGTTCTATCTTTATATCTTTCAGGTCACTCCACTTGTTGATTTTCTGGATTCTCTTTGAGAATGTCATGGCCCTGCACAGAACAAAGGCTACCATCATCGGTCTACTAGAGGCTAACGGATCAAATGAATGGATTGTCACAGAGAAACTAGGAGATGCTTTCAAGGCTAAGGCAGCGACAAAAGCCCCAAGAAGACCTCGGTTCAGGATTGGAGAAAGGTATGCATTCTTCCATAGACTTCTTCTGCAATTTGGGCATGCCCTCCATTTTAGGTCTGATTTGTGATTTcccgatttgaaaacacagtcaataatttggtaaaattacagtttggaCATGTGTTTTTAAAACGTACCCGCATGCGATTTAAATACacatttttctatgttttcaaatcacaaatttTTAGAATCGCACTCTCGACGACATATTTTCTACCATTTGGTTAATATCTGATCCACGTTTGTCATTTTGTTCTTAAACTTTGACAGACTCCATTTGTTAGAGCTTGGAGTTGGAGCTTACTTGTTCTTTTGCGGCTGCTACGATGTTTTCTTTGGGAAAAACCACTTCTTCATTTTCCTTTATATGCAAGCAATCGCCTTCTTCATCATGGGATTTGGGTACGTTGGCACCTTCGTCCCCCACTCTTAAGAGGGGGCTCCAGATCGAAATGACAGTGAAATTAAGTTCTTTCTGCTATTTTGTTCCTCTGCTTGATTTCTGCTTCAGCAACATAAGATTGCCATTCATGGCGACAATTTCCTGCAATAATAGCTTtgtaaaaagaacaaaatatatgGTCATTCTTTTAGGTTGCGCATAATGTTTTTAAGTTAGTGGTTCAAAAAAGAGTTGGTTATCTTGTGTATATTAAAAGCAAGTAAGGAAACTACAGAACAAATAGCTGTTATGAGAATGTGCATTATACAGAGAAAAAAGGAGCAGCAGAAGGGAGCTTGTGGGATACCCAAATAGACAAGTATAGACATCTTGGGATGGATTGTTTGTAATTTTGAGCTTCtgtaactttttgtttttggcttaTTTTTGTTGGATTTATCTCAAGAGGGAATAAACAGTTGGGAAATAGGTTAATTTTACTGCTCagtttcatctctctctctctctctctctctctctctctctctcaagtatTATTTGATAGGGCAGTGCAGGAGAGTAAAACGGTGAATAGTGAATACTAAGCGGGAAAGCCCCAAAAAAACAGAGAAGGAAAACAATAAAATGGCttattcaattaattattgCGTTGGATTTCACTTATTCAATTTCAGGATTAATTTAAGCCCACATATGGGAGGAAATTCACCATTTTTTAtgagcttaaacttttaaaataaatggtaatttaacaagATAAAGAAGTAAGTAGTTCATAACCAgtatcttctcttcttttcttttctagctgTTCATGTCCAagttcacttttccatatatcACCACAGCAAATTAATCTTTCAGATAAAATAGATTGAAACCAGAAAGGTAAAGCCAAGAGTTACAATAGCTTCACACAGTCTACAACAATTTTATATCAACATCTCCCTTAGCCATTCACCATTGGTCCCATTAACCAGTCCCAATTTTGCGTGTGTGGAATCAGAATTTGGATCTCCAGCAAAGTCTAGTATGAGAAAGAATCCATGTGGATTAGTGCGGGTATAGCACTCCAAcgaattctgtcaaaatttcaaatgaaagttTGGGATATATAAAgtgatttatcatttttgcTTAAAACCAAAAGTTTTAAGTCACTTTTTTTAACTTTAGGAAGTTGATTGCAAATCGATGCaatttgttaaattatcacttatctcaaaagcttaagctgataagaagatatacatttaatcatttaatcaatactttaacactcttcaTCACGTGTGGActcaaactcccttttaataggtgaggcctcATACGtaaaatatgtaattaaaaTTAGAGGTAAATGAAGAAGACAAGATTCGAACTCAAGAGCTCTGCTCAATGCAATCAAAATGactaattttacaaatttttttctcaaagttaCAGAAACATAACAATGACTAGAGTTGTGATAGAGGGGAGACCTTTAACCGGCCCCCTCTCCTccctttaataataaaaaatgcaattgtattgaaaaagacaaaacaatgaATAGTAAAAGTAcacttttttgaataaatttgcATTTTCTATTGTAAAGGAGAGGAGGGAGCCGGTTAAAGGTCCTCCCTCTATCACAACCCACAATGACTAAATTGGGCTTCGTGAAATTTTATGGTCCGCTCTACCTTAACATGAAAAGCCCATTAAAGCCGCTCACGGCTCACCTTAAGCCCTTGGCTTTGAAAGGGTTTATGATCAAACGGAACAGAAACTCGAAAGCCTCAAATGGCAAGGCACGTCCATCGTCTTCCCAGGTTCCTCCTCACTGCCCAAACCGATGTCCAAAACCCCATCTCATTCCCTCTCTCCCACTCCCTCTGCTCAGCCTCTGCCCCTGAAAACCCAACCGAAACCACCCTGACAGAGATTCAGAACCCTTCTACCAACGTTGAAGACCAGCAGCGCCATGAGCAAGTCCGGAAGCTCCGAGTCCTTCTCCAACAGGGCCGTACGGAGAGTGCCCAGAGGCTCAGCAAGTCCCTTGTTCTCTCCAAAGCTCCTTTCTCTTCGCCCTCGGAGCTTTTCACTCTCTTCGCTGTCTCTGCGCCCTCCATGATGCGCACTTTCTCCGACATGCTCTTGGCGGTTTGCTCGGAGTCCAGAATGACAACCGAAGCCATGGAGTTGTACAGATTGATGAAGAGAGACGGTAGGTTTCCTTCTTTGGCTTCTTTCAATGTGTTGCTTGAATCATTGGTGGCTTCGAAACAGTTTCAGATAGCTTTGGAATTGGTTTCGGATGTTCTGGGGTCGGGTATCCGACTTGATAGGTTTGCCTTTGGGAAGGCGGTTCTTGCGGCGGTGAAGTTGGGGGATTTGAATAGGGCATTTGAGTTGCTGGATATCATGAAGAAGAGCAGTGTGAGTCCTAATGTGTTTGTTTACAATGTGGTGCTGGGTGGATTGTGTAAAGAGAAGAGAATGAGGGATGCGGAGaaggtgtttgatgaaatgctgaAGAGGAAGTTAGTGCCAAGTTTGGTTACGTATAATACGATGATTGATGGGTATTGTAAGGTGGGGGAATTGGAGGGTGCTTTTGGTTTTAGAGACAGGATGAAGGTGGAGAATGTGGAGCCAAGTCTTGTTACATTCAATTCTTTACTTAGTGGGCTTTGTCGGGCACGGAGAATGGATGATTCAAAGAGGATGTTAGAAGAAATGGAAGCCTGTGGATTTGTGCCTGATGGGTTTACTTACAGTATACTTTTTGATGGGCATTCGAGATGTGgtaatggtgaggcttcattgGCTTTGTTTGAAGAAGCAGTTGGGAAAGGGGTAAGGTTTAATAAGTATACATGTAGCATTTTGTTGAATGGGTTGTGCAAAGAAGGGAAGATGGAAAAGGCAGAGGAGATTCTGAAGAAGCTAATGGAGAGAGGACTTGTTCCGGATGAGGTAATGTATAACACAATTATCAATGGATATTGTCGGAGGGGCGATTTGAACAGATCCATTTCGATTCTTGAACAAATGGAAAGTCATGGGTTGAGGCTCAACTGCATCACTTTCAATACTTTGATCAGCAAGTTTTGTGAGATGAGAGAGATGGATAAGGCGGAGGTGTGGGTAAA encodes:
- the LOC133872852 gene encoding pentatricopeptide repeat-containing protein At5g12100, mitochondrial; translation: MARHVHRLPRFLLTAQTDVQNPISFPLSHSLCSASAPENPTETTLTEIQNPSTNVEDQQRHEQVRKLRVLLQQGRTESAQRLSKSLVLSKAPFSSPSELFTLFAVSAPSMMRTFSDMLLAVCSESRMTTEAMELYRLMKRDGRFPSLASFNVLLESLVASKQFQIALELVSDVLGSGIRLDRFAFGKAVLAAVKLGDLNRAFELLDIMKKSSVSPNVFVYNVVLGGLCKEKRMRDAEKVFDEMLKRKLVPSLVTYNTMIDGYCKVGELEGAFGFRDRMKVENVEPSLVTFNSLLSGLCRARRMDDSKRMLEEMEACGFVPDGFTYSILFDGHSRCGNGEASLALFEEAVGKGVRFNKYTCSILLNGLCKEGKMEKAEEILKKLMERGLVPDEVMYNTIINGYCRRGDLNRSISILEQMESHGLRLNCITFNTLISKFCEMREMDKAEVWVKKMAEKGVSPSVETFNTLIDGYGRKRLFDRCFQILEEMENKGIKPNVVSYGSLIHCLCNDGKLLEAEINLRDMVGRGVLPNAQIYNMLIDGSCTAGKLKDAFKFFDEMMKNGIRATLVTYNALIDGLCKKGRVIEAENLVSEITSSGYNPDVITYNSLMSGYSNIKNIQKCLSLYEHMKKLGIKPTLNSYHPLISAGGEEDIVLVDNLVYEMSQMGLVPDRLVYNALIHFYAKHGDVQKAFALQRDMIDQGIHADKMTYNSLILGHFREGKLSGVKDLVNDMEAKGLAPKADTYNILVKGFCEQKDFSGAYVWFREMADNGFLLTASTCNELTSGLQQEGRLQEAQIVCSEMKVKLKDYWNTNEDLSAVAKM